ATTTGTTGTTTTTTAAAACAAGTGCACCGGCGGCAACCCTTGGAATCATAAAAGTATATATTTTTATCCTATAAATTTTCTTATCAGGGCCATATCAAGTATATACTTCCTTGTATTTTCAAAGTCATGGTTCTTGAAGGCCAGGTTCATCAGTGATGAAAGATAATTATGCCTTTCCCTTTCATAGCCAAGATCAGATTTTATGCCGTAGTTATTCTCTATGTATTTAACATCGGCCTTTATCATGTTTATTGTTTCCTGATCTATTTTATATACATCCTTAAGTGCATCGAAGACCTCATAGTTCAAATATGATGAGCTCTCCATGATATCTGACCTTAAATTTATGTATGTTTTTTCGATAATGTCCAATTCATCATCTTTCATGTTTAACAGTGATGAAATGCCTATTATCTCTGGCGGAAGCCCCATTGAATACATGGCCCCAACAAATGAGATGGCCCTGGGCAGTGTCACATTTCCAGTGCTCCTTGAGTATCCAAATAGACCTATATGGAGCTTTCTGGACCTCCTCTTTGGCAGGTACATTGTTATATTGTTTATTGCAGGTGCCAGCTTCTCTATTATTTTTTGGTAGTTTATAACGTACTTATTAACAGCGTTTTTTATTATCTCCTCCTCGTAATCCTCAAGATAATCAAATGAGCGCTCATGCCTATTAATAATATTTATAGAGTTTTTAACAGAGTCCTGTGGATAATCATACTTAAATGCGGATTGCAGTGTAAATGTATAATAATTTGAGTATTCATAAAGGCTTTTTTCAATGTTTTCAGGCGAAAATCTGCCCCTGAAGGTTGATGAGCCAACACCAACTATTGGATAGTTTTCTATATCATCGTTCATTTTACAGAGCCTGCTGGCCGCATACTTTGACATTAGAACGGCGGGTATCATGCCATAGTTCATTGCCGGGTCCGATCTTGCTATGAAAACCCTCATTTTTTTAGCAGAGACTGCCCTTGCAAAGTTTTTAACTATGCCATCGATGTTAAACATTGAGTCTTTGTCCTCGATTAATGGTATTATATTTATTTTCTTTGGTTTTGTCTCACCAAGTATGTTTTTTACCATGACATTATCATAAAGCTCTATCTCATCCCTGGCTGCAACAGCCTTCTCATAATATTT
This window of the Picrophilus oshimae DSM 9789 genome carries:
- the ppcA gene encoding phosphoenolpyruvate carboxylase, with the translated sequence MAMIPKTMSTQHPDNAKMPAWASEKSMIRNDDEVEEAYQCYTIGIKEVMWDAEGKDVDTHVLRKLISKNHEFFEKNVLGSDIFLTYRVPNPAIEGTERKVLTETLESIPVNYDVFNTVYKRDIPPIFEVILPFTTSSKDLLNIAKYYEKAVAARDEIELYDNVMVKNILGETKPKKINIIPLIEDKDSMFNIDGIVKNFARAVSAKKMRVFIARSDPAMNYGMIPAVLMSKYAASRLCKMNDDIENYPIVGVGSSTFRGRFSPENIEKSLYEYSNYYTFTLQSAFKYDYPQDSVKNSINIINRHERSFDYLEDYEEEIIKNAVNKYVINYQKIIEKLAPAINNITMYLPKRRSRKLHIGLFGYSRSTGNVTLPRAISFVGAMYSMGLPPEIIGISSLLNMKDDELDIIEKTYINLRSDIMESSSYLNYEVFDALKDVYKIDQETINMIKADVKYIENNYGIKSDLGYERERHNYLSSLMNLAFKNHDFENTRKYILDMALIRKFIG